Proteins found in one Azospirillaceae bacterium genomic segment:
- a CDS encoding flagellin yields the protein LRRVKNQINFNEAMKKASEEALGYTVDADLAKDSARLQALQIKQQLGSQALGVANQAPQVLLGLFR from the coding sequence CTGCGCCGGGTCAAGAACCAGATCAACTTCAACGAGGCGATGAAGAAGGCCTCGGAAGAGGCGCTCGGCTACACCGTCGACGCCGATCTGGCGAAGGACAGCGCGCGGCTGCAGGCCCTGCAGATCAAGCAGCAGCTGGGTAGCCAGGCCCTCGGCGTCGCCAACCAGGCGCCGCAGGTCCTGCTCGGCCTGTTCCGCTAA